The DNA window TGCCTTTGAGAAACTATAGCCCTCAAATCAATAGAGATATATAGGCACTGATAAACTAGCAAATCCGGCTTGTACGGAAGGAGTACATATATACTTTCTGAAGATAATCGCGAATACAGAAAGAATTTATGAAACAAAAGTAACAAAATCAGTGAATTATGAGGTACAAAAGATGTTATAACGTGAAACGAAAGTGACAATACGGATGTTGATGATNTCAAATAGAAAGAGGCACTGATAAACCAGAAATTATGGCTTGTACGGAATGAGTACATATATACTTTCTGAAGATAATCGCGAATACAGAAAGAATTTATGAAACAAAAGTAACAAAATCAGTGAATTATGAGGAACAAAAGATGTTATAACGTGAAACGAAAGTGACAATACGGATGTTGATGATTCTGATGGAAAGTTAGGTAGAGTGAAAGCTCAGAGACAGGAAAAAATACTTTGCATCAAAGTActgacataaaataaaaaagactatGGTTATGAGTTACCAATTGTCTTTAACAATTTTGCATAGCTCGAGTATGAATTTCCCTTCCTTGTACTTCTGCGATGGCTCAACAGCTTTTTCATACTTCCAGCCCAATACCTCGTTGCAATCCACACAGTATATGTCAGCAATTGTGTGAAGACCAGTTGTGAGACGTTTTTCTTCATTGGTTCCAACAACAACATTTCTCACATGAGCAAAAAGGAAAGCCTTGCCTTTCTTTGACTGAAAAACaggtatttattttttctacagTTAATGGACAGAAACCAGACGATCACAGATAAAGTGCATGAAATCTAGTAACTATATATGGGCAGATGAAATCGTTCACCTGGAAGTTGGTAGAGATGATATCATCGTGAAATGAGACATGTCTTCGACATTTGTAGCAGCTGTAAGAGCGATGTTTGACTAATTCATCCATCCAACAAAACCGTAAGACAAGAGTTAATACTTTACACTAGGACAACAGGACACAAAGAATAAGCCAAACTTAGAGGAAATGAGAATGATCCAGAAATCTGTACTAGTTTAAACTTACAAGGCGGCAACACAAACTCTGTAAATTTTCCTTTCAGGATTGTTATTATTTGAAAGCTTTCCCTCTAGCTAGCAAAAGAACTCTAAAAAACTTGACTATACCAGCAAATGTCGCATGCCAATGAAAACTTCCCTCAGTACCACAGTCTATAATATATTGCCAAAGTACTCCGATTCATTCTCAAAATTCAAGCTCCAAATAATTGAACGAACTATATATTATACGCATGTTATGAGTAATCTTAAAGTCTCATGAAGACAATAAGCAAGAAGGAACTTAAGAAGTACGTTGAGTTCAGTATTCATTAGCAATTAATAAACAATCTGGCCCAAGTAGATAGAAATAGGCACTGATAGAAATCCAAGAAAGTATCATTTTCTAACCAACATATCTTCCTTTTAGAGTATGAAGAGGGTAGAAAAGATTGCAAAAGTAATCGAAGTTCTAGTTCTTCCAAAATCACGTCAACAACTAATAGAATAGACACTGACCTGTGAGCTCCTCAGTCTCTCTTTGAGCTTTCTCTAAGCTATCTTTCAATTCACGAATTTTGCTTTCTGCCTCTAACCGAGCAGTACGCTCCTCCTCCAACTGCTTTTCAAGACTATGCATGGTATTGTTCATCTTAGATTCAACCTGTCAAATATGTACAGATAGGTCCATAAAATGCTCAAGTGCACTATCAAGAAATAAGATGAACTACCTAATTCATAGACCATGGCCAAAAACTAGAATTAGTTATGAGTCAAATAATATTTACTTCGTATAAGGAATTTCCCAAATTAAACTTTTAGCATTTACAAATAGAAAAATCTAATATTCATGTTTGACAATACTTTTGAATGCAATTTACAAATAGATAAATTTCTTGATGAACAAAATTCAATTGATTTCATACCAAAATTTGCAAATTGACTCTCACAAGAGACTGTTGAAAGTCGAAACTGACATCAGATATCAATGTAGCTGGTGAAAATGATTTCTGCAATTAATGTCTCTCAGAACCGAGAACGTATTGTGCTAGAACAAAAGCAATTTAACAGTCTCACTTTTTTAGTCTGCTTCTCTCTGTGAAAACAGAAAATCATATCTTTCAGTGATGTCCCACCGCTTATTAGACGTAGAATatcttaaaaaggaaaaaaagagaggcCAATCTAGCAACATGAGAGCATAAACTTAAGGAGCTTAGAAAGTAGGCACAAGCTTGTTTCTTCAAACTATAATTCTCTGCATGCTAAACTTGCTCTAGCAAAATGCAGACACAAGTAACAATCTCAAACTTCTTTAATGATATATTTCAACTACGATGGAAACTAATGCATTCTAAACAAATTGATGATTATAGTTACAGGCTCAATCCAGAAATTTAGGATATGATAGCTGAGGTTTTATTTTAACAATGACAGCTGATGTTTTCAAATGAAAACTGAAGCAAAAGTGTGTCAACAGTGGTACCTACCATTTTAGTTATTCGCCTTTGTTGCTCCACGAAAGAGAACCTCTGCAGTTGTTCCTTCAACTCAGTTACCCCTTGCTTTAAATCTCCGAGCAATGAATTAACCTCCACTGAATCATTACGAAGCTTCATCTTCTATAAATGAGGAGATGAAAAGATAGGTAATTGCTGCCCTTCTCCACATTAAGAAAATCTAACAAATTAGTTAATGTTGTATACATACCTTTACTTCCTCAAATAATTCACTCGTATATGGTTTTCCACCTGTCGTTTGTACAACCATATTCACATGGAAAAGAAGTTCCCTCAATTGTTCAGCTTTCTTCGCTGGATCTTCAGTTTTATTGTCGAAAAGCACTTGTCTATTCCCACACATCTTAAGAACTTCCTGCAATGGTAGGAAGAACTAATTTTGGAACGATTTACACATTCTTGAGCATGCAAAGGTAAAAATAGTAACGGACAAATGGgagtatttttaaatacaaaactATGACAATTCTCTAGTAGATTCATCCCACAAACTGAAAACATTTAGCTAcagaaggaaaaagaattgTCATGAGCCAATAAAAAATCTTCGTTAGCTGAATATAACCAttgaagatcaagaaatcatccaaaattagaataaaatgaAGAAGCCTCTTAAGTAGACGAATGCTAAAACGCCTGTATATTAGTTAGTAGAATCAGTCAGCTTATTCCAAAGGATATGGTGCAAATACATTAAACAATAAATCTCTGCACGGGACTTTACCTTTAAATCATCGGGACAGGAATGATCTAAGTGATCATTCAAAGAGTCATTATCTTCGAGCTTATCCCCTCCAGTGTAGACCACAATCATGTAATCACTAATTTTGGTCTCAAAGAGTTTCTTAAAGTACTGGATAATAGCCTGTTCTTCTTTTGAAAAGCTAGTTCGTAcagacaaaacaaaaagaacagTGTGGACACCATCATTGGCCAAATCAATGCATCTACCAATTTCATTTCCAACTAATCCAGATTCAGCATTAAAATCAAATGCTGCATTTTCCTCAAGGCACAGACTAAGCTATCAGTGTCTTTACAGATTATCTGACGGATATAAGAAATAGAGAAGCAAGATTCAGCAAATTCATGTTATCTTTACTAGGCAAATTTCCTATGATGGTATTCACTTTTCCCATATCCTAAACTCTAAAGACATTCTTTTTGCAAATGTAATGCACCATATGTTATCAAATTACTCTACTTATCCATCCATAGCTTGTTTCAAGTatgctacaacaacaacaacaaacccagtgTCATTCCACAAGCGGGGGGGTTTGAGGAAGGTACGTACGTACACAGCCTTACCTTTACCTTGTGAAGGTTGAGAGACTGTTTCAGATAGACCCTTGGCGTTTCAAGGTATAATAGGAATTGTTAATCACACACATTAAATAATTGACTCTACACTTCTCTTAGAATTAAATTGACTTCAAGATTTTAGTTAACACATAACAGTAAAAAAACGAGATCATTTATAATTAACATAAAACAATTGACCGTACCAGGGGTATCGATGACATCAAGAATCTGTCCATCTTCTAATCGAGTCCTCTGTATTTCACAAGTTCTTGTAACAGCACCAAAGCTAGACCTCAATTGGAATGCATTTCTACCAAGAATGCTATTGCCCGTGGCACTTTTTCCTTCACCTATACACCCAATCATAAGTAGTGTCTGAGCTTCATTTGCAATAAACTCCCAATCATCACTGACTGAACTTCCTCCCATCTTATCTTATCGGATCAAATTACCTAAAGCAACAGGTCACAGTCAGTATAACCATGTTAAAGATCAACAATGAACAAAGTCTTTCTGATTGTTACGTAAATCTATATAATGGTAACCCTTCAGATAAAAGATTCAAGCCATTGGAAGCAGAACAAAATGTCCACTTTTTAAGAAGGGATTTCACATGCATATATGCCAGtgctaaaaacctttaaaagtCAAACCCAAGACGATTAGTTCCTGGATATGGGAAAACTAAGGTCAGGATCAGGTTTCGGCCAAACTCAATAACTTTGGCTCAAGTAGTGAATTTGTATtaagaaatatattaaatatgtacaaattttaagttttgaacCCAGTTATTGACACTTGAAATCATAGttctaaaattcaaaaacaataaGGTTAAAATTCTGGCTCCGCTGGTGGTCTCATAGACTAAGATAGTATAATATCTACATTTTCTTGGTGGAAGTCAGGTTTTAAGTCTATTAAATCTAAAAGTAATGACACGGTTAACAAGGGTATGAATATTCACTTATAATCAGTATATTGAACGGTTGGAATAAATGACAATGCAAGAACAATCTTCGTCGAAAAATTGTCTATAGTAGTTTAATAATTACTTAGCTTGATCGacaaaagaacaaatat is part of the Solanum stenotomum isolate F172 chromosome 8, ASM1918654v1, whole genome shotgun sequence genome and encodes:
- the LOC125873005 gene encoding immune-associated nucleotide-binding protein 9-like isoform X1, yielding MGGSSVSDDWEFIANEAQTLLMIGCIGEGKSATGNSILGRNAFQLRSSFGAVTRTCEIQRTRLEDGQILDVIDTPAFDFNAESGLVGNEIGRCIDLANDGVHTVLFVLSVRTSFSKEEQAIIQYFKKLFETKISDYMIVVYTGGDKLEDNDSLNDHLDHSCPDDLKEVLKMCGNRQVLFDNKTEDPAKKAEQLRELLFHVNMVVQTTGGKPYTSELFEEVKKMKLRNDSVEVNSLLGDLKQGVTELKEQLQRFSFVEQQRRITKMVESKMNNTMHSLEKQLEEERTARLEAESKIRELKDSLEKAQRETEELTVKHRSYSCYKCRRHVSFHDDIISTNFQSKKGKAFLFAHVRNVVVGTNEEKRLTTGLHTIADIYCVDCNEVLGWKYEKAVEPSQKYKEGKFILELCKIVKDNW
- the LOC125873005 gene encoding protein yippee-like At4g27745 isoform X2; amino-acid sequence: MDELVKHRSYSCYKCRRHVSFHDDIISTNFQSKKGKAFLFAHVRNVVVGTNEEKRLTTGLHTIADIYCVDCNEVLGWKYEKAVEPSQKYKEGKFILELCKIVKDNW